One Candidatus Limnocylindrales bacterium genomic region harbors:
- a CDS encoding FAD-dependent oxidoreductase translates to MSILDAQSTSLWMSTATTPHFPPLTKDASCDVCVVGAGIAGVTTAYLLAKAGKSVVLIENGRIGGGQTERTTAHLSNAIDARYYEIERLHGEEGARLTAHSHSAAIDCIENLSLQEKISCAFERLDGYLFLAPGDPLEMLERELEVARRIGIEGLELLAQAPFEHPKIGACLRFPRQAQFHPLQYLSGLAAALVRCGGRIYCDTHATEVSGGRQARVRTEKGPSIAAAAVVVATNTPINDRVAIHTKQAAYRSYVISARVPAGAAPRALFWDTQDPYHYVRLSPAGDGRHGADGYDTLIVGGEDHKTGQSDDAPQRYRNLEEWTRSRFPIVGGVTHRWSGQVFETIDGLAFIGRNPLDAENVYIATGDCGMGMTHGTIAGMLLSDLILQRENPWARLYDPSRKTLKAAIEYARENSNTAWQYTDWLTPGEVASAGELMPGCGAILRRGLTKVACYRDEDSTVHEFSAMCPHLGGVVQWNSAEHTWDCPAHGSRFDALGRVVTGPANSDLKPVEPPRTETDIAAQHAEVGDLPAYGTRESRDVDTGQRGSR, encoded by the coding sequence ATGTCCATCCTTGACGCCCAAAGCACTTCACTCTGGATGTCGACGGCGACGACGCCGCACTTTCCGCCTCTGACGAAAGATGCCTCGTGCGATGTCTGTGTCGTCGGCGCAGGGATTGCAGGTGTTACCACCGCTTATCTTCTCGCGAAGGCCGGTAAGTCTGTCGTGCTGATCGAGAACGGCCGCATCGGCGGAGGCCAAACCGAAAGGACCACCGCGCACCTGTCGAACGCGATCGATGCCAGGTACTACGAAATCGAACGGCTTCATGGCGAAGAGGGCGCGCGACTTACCGCGCACAGCCACAGCGCCGCGATCGATTGCATCGAAAACCTCAGTTTACAGGAGAAGATCAGCTGCGCGTTCGAGCGCCTCGATGGATATCTGTTCCTCGCGCCCGGGGATCCGCTCGAGATGCTCGAGCGCGAGCTCGAAGTCGCCCGTCGCATCGGTATCGAAGGACTCGAGCTGCTTGCCCAGGCTCCATTCGAGCATCCGAAGATCGGCGCCTGCCTGAGGTTTCCTCGCCAGGCGCAGTTTCATCCGCTCCAGTACCTGTCGGGCCTGGCGGCAGCGCTGGTTCGTTGCGGCGGCCGCATCTACTGCGATACGCACGCGACCGAGGTTTCCGGCGGACGCCAGGCGCGCGTTCGAACCGAAAAGGGCCCCAGCATTGCTGCTGCGGCGGTCGTCGTCGCGACCAACACACCGATCAACGATCGTGTCGCGATCCATACCAAGCAGGCGGCCTATCGCTCGTACGTGATTTCGGCACGGGTACCCGCCGGTGCGGCGCCGCGGGCGCTCTTCTGGGATACGCAGGATCCCTATCATTACGTGCGGCTGTCTCCGGCCGGCGACGGAAGGCACGGCGCCGACGGATACGACACGCTCATCGTCGGCGGCGAAGACCACAAGACCGGACAGAGCGACGACGCTCCGCAACGCTATCGTAACCTCGAGGAATGGACGCGCAGCCGCTTTCCGATCGTTGGCGGCGTCACGCATCGCTGGTCGGGCCAGGTCTTCGAGACAATCGACGGCCTTGCATTCATCGGCCGCAACCCGCTCGACGCCGAGAACGTCTACATCGCGACCGGCGACTGCGGGATGGGCATGACACACGGAACGATCGCAGGGATGTTGCTCAGCGATCTGATCCTGCAGAGAGAAAATCCATGGGCCAGGCTCTACGATCCGTCACGCAAAACGCTCAAGGCCGCGATCGAATATGCACGGGAGAATTCGAATACGGCGTGGCAGTACACCGACTGGCTGACTCCAGGCGAAGTCGCGAGCGCCGGCGAGCTCATGCCGGGCTGTGGTGCGATCCTGCGACGCGGTTTGACGAAAGTCGCGTGCTATCGGGACGAGGACAGCACGGTCCACGAATTCTCGGCCATGTGTCCCCACCTCGGAGGCGTCGTGCAGTGGAACTCGGCGGAGCACACGTGGGACTGCCCGGCTCACGGGTCACGATTCGACGCGCTGGGACGCGTCGTCACCGGACCCGCTAACAGCGATCTGAAACCCGTCGAACCGCCTCGTACCGAGACGGACATTGCTGCACAGCATGCCGAGGTCGGCGATCTGCCCGCATATGGGACTCGTGAGTCGCGGGACGTCGACACAGGAC
- a CDS encoding YtxH domain-containing protein encodes MNIEELLQSLPSREDIASAVGLQSRSSSYLGGNTDILPMLGVFGTGMLFGAGLALLFSPKSGSELRRDLSEKAQEWGEQAKDMAEDYAGEARKLAGQSSSQSGQTSETSHRTPYSGTTGGRNI; translated from the coding sequence ATGAACATCGAAGAGCTACTTCAATCGCTTCCGTCACGAGAAGACATTGCCAGCGCCGTCGGCCTGCAGAGCCGCAGCAGTTCCTATCTCGGTGGAAACACCGACATCCTGCCGATGCTTGGCGTGTTCGGCACCGGCATGCTGTTCGGCGCAGGCCTCGCGTTGTTGTTCTCGCCGAAGTCCGGTTCCGAGCTGCGCCGTGACCTGAGCGAAAAGGCCCAGGAGTGGGGCGAGCAGGCAAAAGACATGGCGGAGGACTACGCGGGAGAAGCGCGCAAACTGGCCGGCCAGTCGTCGTCGCAGAGCGGCCAGACCTCGGAGACGAGCCACCGCACCCCGTACTCGGGGACTACGGGCGGGCGCAACATCTGA